The following proteins are encoded in a genomic region of Salminus brasiliensis chromosome 17, fSalBra1.hap2, whole genome shotgun sequence:
- the col6a2 gene encoding collagen alpha-2(VI) chain isoform X2, protein MMLSKVILLCFLYGAAVYGQCQKKPECPIDLYFLIDTSETIALQENPPGSLVESIKDFTVAFAEKLEDMDYRGLVDISWSVGGLHFSMRQESISSITNKNEFIQKVKAIRYLGKGTFIDCAITNMTREMQRAPSKPNAKRFAVVITDGHVTGNPCGGVKVAAERARDEFIKIFVVASSRNLEETALREIANSPVGVYRSDYMAVDLTGARPVIMKETIDRIYNAMLHLAYQECYSLRCLETPGPPGPPGHRGQKGAKGDNGEPGLKGERGRAGDPGIEGPIGHPGPKGEPGLKGEKGEIGTQGRKGVAGLAGRNGTDGQKGKIGRIGAPGCKGDFGDKGPDGYPGDAGDNGLPGVPGEKGDPGRPGKPGPSGPSGDPGPKGERGSPGTPGLPGQKGSAGTPGGPGPKGDPGRRGDFGPKGSQGPNGPKGDKGESGPEGLRGLAGEVGNKGTKGDPGLPGPRGPPGASGEPGRNGTRGDAGDAGPRGDPGPPGPIGDFGRPGFSYPGPRGPTGDRGEKGRPGARGSRGDCGQKGEPGLKGPSGEPGESGPQGELGPRGPKGDPGRDGDSGPEGDAGLTECDVMNYIRETCGCCDCEKRCGALDIVFVIDSSESVGLTNFTLEKNFVINTINRMGSIAKDPNSETGTRVGVVQYSHSGTFQAIRLNDSKIDSLSAFKDAVKKLEWIAGGTWTPSALKFAYDNLIRDSRRSKAKVTVVVITDGRFDPRDDDSLLSYLCTDSNIDVNAIGIGDMFEQQEENESLKSIACQKEGRVLGMRRFADLVAEEFIDRIETVLCPDPVIICPDLPCKSDVASQWNGFPLHGPLAEEGKDSPVPSTVPSVSNLLSFLQEAKHPDSYGKAVATMAYTAQRAKFAIGPERQQWANLFIDSFRVVYGDIMGDPNKILKLC, encoded by the exons atgatgCTGTCAAAGGTCATTTTACTGTGCTTCCTGTATGGAGCAGCAGTCTATGGCCAGTGTCAAA AAAAACCAGAATGTCCTATTGATCTGTACTTCCTTATTGATACATCGGAGACTATTGCTCTTCAGGAGAATCCCCCAGGCAGCTTGGTTGAAAGTATCAAAGACTTCACCGTTGCCTTTGCCGAGAAGTTGGAGGACATGGACTACAGAGGCCTGGTGGATATCAGCTGGTCTGTGGGTGGGCTCCACTTCTCCATGAGGCAGGAGTCCATCAGTTCCATAACCAACAAGAACGAATTCATCCAGAAGGTGAAGGCAATCCGCTACTTAGGCAAGGGCACCTTCATAGACTGTGCCATCACCAATATGACTAGGGAAATGCAGCGTGCACCTTCCAAGCCCAACGCTAAGCGCTTTGCAGTGGTAATCACAGACGGTCATGTGACAGGGAACCCCTGCGGTGGAGTCAAGGTGGCTGCAGAGCGGGCTCGGGATGAATTCATTAAGATATTTGTAGTAGCATCGTCCAGGAACCTAGAGGAAACAGCATTGAGAGAGATAGCTAATTCTCCAGTTGGGGTTTACCGCAGCGACTATATGGCTGTCGATCTCACAGGAGCACGGCCCGTCATTATGAAGGAAACCATTGACCGCATCTATAATGCCATG TTGCATCTAGCTTATCAAGAG TGCTACAGCCTGAGATGCCTGGAAACACCTGGACCTCCTGGTCCACCGGGACATAGGGGACAGAAA GGTGCTAAAGGAGACAATGGTGAACCTGGTCTTAAAGGTGAAAGAGGTCGTGCT GGTGACCCTGGTATTGAAGGTCCTATCGGTCATCCTGGCCCAAAG GGAGAACCTGGTCTCAAAGGTGAAAAG gGAGAGATTGGCACACAAGGAAGGAAG GGAGTGGCAGGCCTGGCAGGACGCAACGGCACAGACGGTCAGAAG GGAAAAATTGGCCGCATCGGCGCCCCTGGCTGCAAAGGCGATTTTGGTGACAAG GGTCCTGATGGTTATCCTGGAGATGCAGGAGACAATGGCCTGCCAGGAGTTCCTGGAGAGAAG ggAGATCCAGGTCGCCCCGGAAAACCAGGACCATCTGGTCCATCTGGCGACCCTGGTCCTAAG GGTGAAAGAGGAAGTCCAGGAACACCTGGTCTTCCAGGGCAAAAGGGCTCTGCA GGCACACCAGGAGGCCCTGGGCCAAAAGGGGACCCT GGAAGAAGAGGAGACTTTGGACCAAAGGGAAGCCAGGGACCAAATGGGCCAAAAGGAGATAAG ggCGAATCAGGTCCTGAAGGTTTGAGAGGGCTTGCAGGTGAAGTTGGCAACAAAGGAACCAAG GGAGATCCAGGGCTTCCAGGACCAAGAGGACCACCAGGAGCTTCCGGAGAACCTGGCAGAAAT GGTACTCGTGGTGATGCCGGTGATGCAGGCCCCAGAGGCGATCCAGGACCCCCAGGACCAATC GGTGACTTTGGCAGACCAGGATTCAGCTACCCAGGACCAAGAGGACCAACG GGTGACAGAGGGGAAAAGGGTAGACCTGGAGCCAGAGGGAGCAGAGGAGACTGTGGACAGAAGGGAGAGCCAGGCCTGAAAGGACCATCAGGAGAGCCT GGAGAGTCTGGACCTCAGGGTGAGCTTGGACCAAGGGGGCCCAAAGGTGACCCAGGAAGAGAT GGTGATTCTGGTCCAGAGGGAGATGCAGGCCTCACA GAATGTGATGTCATGAACTACATCAGGGAGACCTGTGGGTGTTGTG ATTGTGAGAAGAGATGCGGAGCACTGGACATTGTATTTGTGATTGACAGCTCAGAGAGTGTGGGGCTAACCAACTTTACCCTGGAGAAGAATTTTGTCATCAACACCATCAACAGAATGGGCTCAATAGCTAAGGACCCCAACTCAGAGACAG GAACACGTGTTGGTGTGGTCCAGTACAGTCACAGTGGCACTTTCCAGGCCATCCGTCTTAACGACTCCAAGATCGATTCCCTGTCAGCTTTCAAAGATGCTGTGAAGAAGCTGGAGTGGATCGCCGGTGGCACATGGACTCCTTCTGCTCTGAAATTTGCTTATGACAACCTGATTCGCGACAGTCGACGCAGCAAGGCTAAAGTAACCGTGGTGGTCATTACGGATGGTCGCTTCGACCCTCGGGATGATGACTCCCTGCTGAGCTACCTCTGCACTGACAGCAACATTGATGTGAATGCCATCGGTATTGGAGACATGTTTGAACAGCAGGAGGAGAACGAGAGTCTGAAGTCCATCGCCTGTCAGAAGGAAGGAAGGGTGCTGGGCATGAGACGCTTCGCTGACCTGGTGGCAGAGGAATTCATTGACCGGATTGAGACTGTGCTTTGCCCAG ACCCTGTGATTATCTGCCCTGACCTTCCATGCAAATCTG ATGTGGCGTCCCAGTGGAATGGGTTCCCCTTACACGGACCCCTTGCAGAGGAAGGGAAGGACAGCCCTGTCCCAAGCACTGTACCGAGCGTCTCAAACTTACTCAGCTTTCTACAGGAGGCCAAGCACCCCGATAGCTACGGCAAGGCTGTAGCCACAATGGCCTACACAGCCCAGAGAGCCAAGTTTGCCATCGGACCAGAGAGACAGCAGTGGGCTAATCTGTTCATTGACTCTTTCAGAGTTGTCTATGGCGACATCATGGGCGATCCTAACAAAATTTTGAAGTTGTGCTAG
- the LOC140538038 gene encoding D-serine dehydratase, with amino-acid sequence MASSAAEFTKDLCTPAFTVDLEIVKKNASVMLDRFQKLGVQLRPHMKTHKTLECADIMTGGSRRCIVVSTLAEASFYADHGYDDILYAYPLPFDKVERCAELSERLSLFHVLVDNSLALQELRKRPLSQGKVWHVWMKLDCDNGRAGVPHSEPAALQLAQEISATAGVELTGIYAHCGNTYGCKGEEQIKAVAQETTTVTLQFAEKLKATGVQGPKSSIGSTPSCSHPVPDMAMLNEVHPGNYVFYDVQQSLIGSCRLEDVAVRVLTRVIGHYPHRNQLLVDCGWTGLSLDGRGRLPTGYAIVEGHPELKLTSMTQEHGRMEPISGKLDFSQFPLGSMLTLMPYHACATAAMHPVYYVHSKGKIVGTWKPTRGW; translated from the exons ATGGCCAGCTCTGCTGCGGAGTTCACCAAGGATCTGTGTACTCCAGCTTTCACTGTTGATCTCGAGATCGTGAagaaaaatgcaagtgtaatgTTGGACCGCTTCCAGAAGCTCGGAGTGCAGCTGCGACCTCACATGAAAACCCATAAAACCCT AGAATGTGCAGACATCATGACTGGGGGCTCTCGCCGCTGCATCGTGGTCTCCACCCTGGCCGAGGCATCGTTCTATGCTGACCACGGTTATGACGACATTCTTTACGCATACCCACTGCCGTTCGACAAAGTAGAGCGCTGTGCCGAGTTGTCAGAGAGGCTCTCTCTGTTCCATGTGCTGGTGGACAATAGCCTCGCCCTGCAGGAACTGAGGAAGAGACCACTGAGTCAAGGCAAGGTCTGGCACGTGTGGATGAAACTGGACTGTGACAATGGTAGAG cgGGTGTTCCTCACTCTGAGCCTGCCGCTCTGCAGTTGGCCCAGGAAATCTCTGCGACAGCAGGGGTGGAGCTCACAGGAATCTACGCCCACTGTGGTAACACCTATGGCTGCAAAGGGGAGGAGCAAATCAAGGCTGTTGCCCAAGAAACCACGACAGTCACATTACAGTTCGCAGAGAA ACTTAAAGCCACTGGAGTTCAGGGCCCCAAATCGAGCATTGGCTCCACCCCTTCCTGTAGCCACCCAGTCCCGGACATGGCTATGTTAAATGAGGTCCATCCTGGAAACTACGTATTTTATG atgtgcaGCAGTCTCTCATTGGCTCCTGTAGACTTGAGGACGTTGCAGTACGGGTGCTGACAAGGGTTATAGGCCACTACCCACACAGAAACCAGTTACTGGTAGACTGTGGCTGGACCGGCCTGAGTCTTGATGGAAGAGGGCGCCTTCCTACAGGCTACGCCATCGTCGAGGGGCATCCAGAACTAAA ACTGACCTCCATGACTCAGGAGCATGGCAGGATGGAGCCCATCTCTGGAAAGCTGGATTTTAGTCAGTTCCCTCTAGGGTCGATGCTCACCCTTATGCCATACCAT
- the col6a2 gene encoding collagen alpha-2(VI) chain isoform X1: protein MMLSKVILLCFLYGAAVYGQCQKKPECPIDLYFLIDTSETIALQENPPGSLVESIKDFTVAFAEKLEDMDYRGLVDISWSVGGLHFSMRQESISSITNKNEFIQKVKAIRYLGKGTFIDCAITNMTREMQRAPSKPNAKRFAVVITDGHVTGNPCGGVKVAAERARDEFIKIFVVASSRNLEETALREIANSPVGVYRSDYMAVDLTGARPVIMKETIDRIYNAMLHLAYQECYSLRCLETPGPPGPPGHRGQKGAKGDNGEPGLKGERGRAGDPGIEGPIGHPGPKGEPGLKGEKGEIGTQGRKGVAGLAGRNGTDGQKGKIGRIGAPGCKGDFGDKGPDGYPGDAGDNGLPGVPGEKGDPGRPGKPGPSGPSGDPGPKGERGSPGTPGLPGQKGSAGTPGGPGPKGDPGRRGDFGPKGSQGPNGPKGDKGESGPEGLRGLAGEVGNKGTKGDPGLPGPRGPPGASGEPGRNGTRGDAGDAGPRGDPGPPGPIGDFGRPGFSYPGPRGPTGDRGEKGRPGARGSRGDCGQKGEPGLKGPSGEPGESGPQGELGPRGPKGDPGRDGDSGPEGDAGLTECDVMNYIRETCGCCDCEKRCGALDIVFVIDSSESVGLTNFTLEKNFVINTINRMGSIAKDPNSETGTRVGVVQYSHSGTFQAIRLNDSKIDSLSAFKDAVKKLEWIAGGTWTPSALKFAYDNLIRDSRRSKAKVTVVVITDGRFDPRDDDSLLSYLCTDSNIDVNAIGIGDMFEQQEENESLKSIACQKEGRVLGMRRFADLVAEEFIDRIETVLCPDPVIICPDLPCKSEPAVASCVQRPVEVVFLLDGSERMGGENFRRAREFVEQVAYRLTLARGDSDERNTRVALLQYGEEGAQELAFKLSHNLTVISDGLASMAYLDSASNVGTAIMYAVNNILMSGTSRLARRNAEISFVFITDGVTSNKNLEEGLSAMRRAEGIPTVIAMGSDVDQEVLTKLALGDQSAIFRGQDFTQLSKPSFFERFIRWIC from the exons atgatgCTGTCAAAGGTCATTTTACTGTGCTTCCTGTATGGAGCAGCAGTCTATGGCCAGTGTCAAA AAAAACCAGAATGTCCTATTGATCTGTACTTCCTTATTGATACATCGGAGACTATTGCTCTTCAGGAGAATCCCCCAGGCAGCTTGGTTGAAAGTATCAAAGACTTCACCGTTGCCTTTGCCGAGAAGTTGGAGGACATGGACTACAGAGGCCTGGTGGATATCAGCTGGTCTGTGGGTGGGCTCCACTTCTCCATGAGGCAGGAGTCCATCAGTTCCATAACCAACAAGAACGAATTCATCCAGAAGGTGAAGGCAATCCGCTACTTAGGCAAGGGCACCTTCATAGACTGTGCCATCACCAATATGACTAGGGAAATGCAGCGTGCACCTTCCAAGCCCAACGCTAAGCGCTTTGCAGTGGTAATCACAGACGGTCATGTGACAGGGAACCCCTGCGGTGGAGTCAAGGTGGCTGCAGAGCGGGCTCGGGATGAATTCATTAAGATATTTGTAGTAGCATCGTCCAGGAACCTAGAGGAAACAGCATTGAGAGAGATAGCTAATTCTCCAGTTGGGGTTTACCGCAGCGACTATATGGCTGTCGATCTCACAGGAGCACGGCCCGTCATTATGAAGGAAACCATTGACCGCATCTATAATGCCATG TTGCATCTAGCTTATCAAGAG TGCTACAGCCTGAGATGCCTGGAAACACCTGGACCTCCTGGTCCACCGGGACATAGGGGACAGAAA GGTGCTAAAGGAGACAATGGTGAACCTGGTCTTAAAGGTGAAAGAGGTCGTGCT GGTGACCCTGGTATTGAAGGTCCTATCGGTCATCCTGGCCCAAAG GGAGAACCTGGTCTCAAAGGTGAAAAG gGAGAGATTGGCACACAAGGAAGGAAG GGAGTGGCAGGCCTGGCAGGACGCAACGGCACAGACGGTCAGAAG GGAAAAATTGGCCGCATCGGCGCCCCTGGCTGCAAAGGCGATTTTGGTGACAAG GGTCCTGATGGTTATCCTGGAGATGCAGGAGACAATGGCCTGCCAGGAGTTCCTGGAGAGAAG ggAGATCCAGGTCGCCCCGGAAAACCAGGACCATCTGGTCCATCTGGCGACCCTGGTCCTAAG GGTGAAAGAGGAAGTCCAGGAACACCTGGTCTTCCAGGGCAAAAGGGCTCTGCA GGCACACCAGGAGGCCCTGGGCCAAAAGGGGACCCT GGAAGAAGAGGAGACTTTGGACCAAAGGGAAGCCAGGGACCAAATGGGCCAAAAGGAGATAAG ggCGAATCAGGTCCTGAAGGTTTGAGAGGGCTTGCAGGTGAAGTTGGCAACAAAGGAACCAAG GGAGATCCAGGGCTTCCAGGACCAAGAGGACCACCAGGAGCTTCCGGAGAACCTGGCAGAAAT GGTACTCGTGGTGATGCCGGTGATGCAGGCCCCAGAGGCGATCCAGGACCCCCAGGACCAATC GGTGACTTTGGCAGACCAGGATTCAGCTACCCAGGACCAAGAGGACCAACG GGTGACAGAGGGGAAAAGGGTAGACCTGGAGCCAGAGGGAGCAGAGGAGACTGTGGACAGAAGGGAGAGCCAGGCCTGAAAGGACCATCAGGAGAGCCT GGAGAGTCTGGACCTCAGGGTGAGCTTGGACCAAGGGGGCCCAAAGGTGACCCAGGAAGAGAT GGTGATTCTGGTCCAGAGGGAGATGCAGGCCTCACA GAATGTGATGTCATGAACTACATCAGGGAGACCTGTGGGTGTTGTG ATTGTGAGAAGAGATGCGGAGCACTGGACATTGTATTTGTGATTGACAGCTCAGAGAGTGTGGGGCTAACCAACTTTACCCTGGAGAAGAATTTTGTCATCAACACCATCAACAGAATGGGCTCAATAGCTAAGGACCCCAACTCAGAGACAG GAACACGTGTTGGTGTGGTCCAGTACAGTCACAGTGGCACTTTCCAGGCCATCCGTCTTAACGACTCCAAGATCGATTCCCTGTCAGCTTTCAAAGATGCTGTGAAGAAGCTGGAGTGGATCGCCGGTGGCACATGGACTCCTTCTGCTCTGAAATTTGCTTATGACAACCTGATTCGCGACAGTCGACGCAGCAAGGCTAAAGTAACCGTGGTGGTCATTACGGATGGTCGCTTCGACCCTCGGGATGATGACTCCCTGCTGAGCTACCTCTGCACTGACAGCAACATTGATGTGAATGCCATCGGTATTGGAGACATGTTTGAACAGCAGGAGGAGAACGAGAGTCTGAAGTCCATCGCCTGTCAGAAGGAAGGAAGGGTGCTGGGCATGAGACGCTTCGCTGACCTGGTGGCAGAGGAATTCATTGACCGGATTGAGACTGTGCTTTGCCCAG ACCCTGTGATTATCTGCCCTGACCTTCCATGCAAATCTG AACCCGCAGTGGCCAGTTGTGTCCAGCGGCCGGTTGAGGTTGTGTTCCTGCTGGACGGATCGGAGCGCATGGGCGGGGAGAACTTCCGCCGTGCCCGTGAGTTTGTGGAACAGGTGGCTTACCGCCTGACCTTGGCTCGGGGAGATAGTGACGAACGAAACACCCGCGTGGCTTTGCTGCAGTATGGCGAAGAGGGTGCTCAGGAATTGGCTTTCAAACTCTCCCACAATTTGACCGTCATCTCCGACGGCCTGGCAAGCATGGCGTATCTGGATTCCGCCTCCAATGTGGGCACTGCCATCATGTACGCCGTCAACAACATCCTGATGAGCGGAACCAGCCGCCTGGCCCGCCGCAATGCTGAAATCTCCTTCGTCTTTATCACCGATGGCGTCACCAGCAACAAGAATCTGGAGGAGGGCCTCAGCGCCATGCGCAGAGCTGAGGGGATTCCCACGGTGATCGCCATGGGTAGCGATGTCGACCAAGAAGTGCTGACGAAGCTCGCTCTGGGAGACCAATCAGCCATTTTCAGGGGACAGGATTTCACCCAACTCTCCAAACCCAGCTTCTTTGAGCGTTTCATCAGGTGGATCTGCTGA